A single region of the Glycine max cultivar Williams 82 chromosome 20, Glycine_max_v4.0, whole genome shotgun sequence genome encodes:
- the LOC102664875 gene encoding uncharacterized protein translates to MFQFVEGPLPAADGKEKLDLIKERLRDIEGFGDYSFADMTDLGLVPDVVIPPKFMVPDFDRDEKLLMHFFQDNLVVAAVIMYTNLEASRIHTWKDPITAFLRQYQYNSDMAPNRTQLKNMSKREHESFKEYAQRWRDLEAQVAPPMVEREMVTMIVDNLPVFYYEKLVGYMRSSFTDLVFTGERIEVGLKTGKFDYVSLVGASGRSIGTAGAKKKEGDAHTVTSTPAWPKPQQTPHGTHQYAQHHPSFSARAGGSSDTVLAQPRAPTPPQRGAPQASVPTQPHPANNAHFGKDSNTARNYSPRQTQNFTLIPMTYGDLLPSLIANQLLMVILGRIFQLPFPKWYNPSATCTYHGGTPGHSVEQCLALKSKVQGLIEAGWLTFQEDEPNIKTNHLANHGGGAVNAIEVSRYAPLGGRKEEATDIGSLSAKVTHITELSGITRSGCVFTPPSLPMQPANAKGKTKVTEGQNVKVIPASDEDVPTKEFVVGREGCGKKEVSLEEASEFLRII, encoded by the exons ATGTTTCAGTTCGTGGAAGGGCCGCTCCCGGCAGCGGACGGAAAGGAAAAACTCGATCTCATCAAAGAGAGATTGAGGGATATTGAAGGATTCGGCGATTAttcgtttgcagacatgactgACCTGGGCCTGGTGCCGGACGTTGTCATCCCTCCGAAGTTCATGGTACCTGATTTCGatag GGACGAGaaattattgatgcatttctttcaagataaTTTGGTTGTGGCAGCAGTCATCATGTACACTAACctagaagcttcccgcatccacACCTGGAAGGATCCGATTACGGCCTTCCttaggcagtatcaatacaacTCTGATATGGCTCCCAACCGAACTCAACTAAAAAACATGAGTAAACGGGAACACGAGTCTTTTAAAGAATACGCTCAGCGTTGGAGGGACCTAGAAGCGCAagtagcccctcccatggtcgagagaGAAATGGTTACTATGATAGTGGATAACTTGCCtgtattctactatgagaaattagtgGGCTACATGCGCTCTAGCTTCACGGACTTGGTTTTCACCGGAGAAAGGATCGAGGTGGGTTTGAAGAcgggaaagtttgattacgtctcCCTAGTAGGTGCCAGCGGTAGGAGTATCGGAACAGCTGGGGCgaagaagaaagagggagaTGCCCATACCGTCACTTCAACACCTGCATGGCCCAAGCCACAGCAAACCCCCCACGGTACCCACCAATATGCACAACATCACCCAAGTTTTTCAGCTCGCGCCGGGGGCTCTTCTGACACAGTGCTCGCCCAGCCAAGGGCACCCACGCCCCCACAGAGGGGGGCTCCTCAGGCTTCGGTTCCAACCCAGCCTCACCCGGCCAACAATGCCCACTTTGGCAAGGACTCCAACACAGCGAGGAACTATTCACCAAGGCAGACTCAGAATTTCACCCtgatcccaatgacgtatgGGGACCTCTTGCCATCTctcatcgccaaccaattgCTCATGGTGATTTTGGGAAGGATCTTCCAGCTTCcattcccaaagtggtataaccctAGCGCGACCTGCACATACCATGGGGGAACCCCGGGCCACTCGGTCGAACAGTGCTTGGCCTTGAAGAGCAAGGTCCAAGGCTTGATAGAAGCCGGATGGTTGACGTTTCAAGAGGACGAGCCCAACATAAAGACAAACCAtcttgccaatcatggagggggagctgtTAATGCCATCGAGGTGAGTAGGTACGCCCCTTTGGGCGGTAGGAAGGAAGAAGCTACCGACATCGGCTCACTATCAGCCAAAGTAACCCACATCACCGAGCTGAGCGGCATAACCCGCAGCGGTTGCGTGTTCACACCTCCTAGCCTGCCAATGCAGCCCGCAAACGCTAAAGGGAAAACAAAGGTGACCGAAGGACAAAATGTCAAAGTGATCCCCGCATCGGACGAGGATGTTCCGACGAAGGAATTTGTCGTGGGAAGAGAAGGCTGCGGCAAGAAAGAGGTATCACTCGAGGaggccagcgagttcctccgcattatCTAA